In Sphingobacterium zeae, one genomic interval encodes:
- the atpH gene encoding ATP synthase F1 subunit delta: MSVFKVASRYAKSLIDLAGEQGSLETIKTDMDSFIAVLKSSTELQAVLANPIVPLDKKKNVLDALFKDKINPNILAFFKIMINKGRGEIVYATAQEFIREYNEVKGIVKATVTSAAPLSEANLAAMKDVLAKETNAQVILINKVDHSLIGGFVVNIGDRQIDASIAGKLNKLERYLNQNN; this comes from the coding sequence ATGTCAGTATTTAAAGTAGCATCGAGATATGCGAAGTCATTAATTGACTTGGCAGGCGAGCAAGGCTCACTGGAAACAATCAAGACCGATATGGATTCGTTCATTGCGGTTTTGAAATCCAGTACCGAATTGCAAGCTGTTTTGGCCAATCCTATTGTCCCTTTGGACAAAAAGAAAAACGTATTGGATGCGCTATTTAAAGATAAGATCAATCCAAATATCTTGGCGTTCTTTAAGATCATGATCAATAAAGGTCGTGGTGAGATAGTATATGCCACTGCTCAAGAATTTATTCGTGAGTATAATGAGGTAAAAGGAATTGTGAAAGCTACAGTTACATCTGCAGCACCACTTTCTGAAGCTAATTTGGCGGCGATGAAAGATGTACTTGCAAAAGAAACCAATGCTCAAGTGATATTGATCAATAAAGTTGATCATAGTTTGATCGGTGGTTTTGTGGTCAATATCGGCGATCGCCAGATTGACGCAAGTATTGCTGGTAAGTTGAATAAATTGGAAAGATATTTGAATCAGAATAATTAG
- the atpA gene encoding F0F1 ATP synthase subunit alpha — protein sequence MIEVRPDEVSAILREQLSGFKSEAELEEVGTVLAVGDGIARIYGLTKVQSGELVEFDNGLQGIVLNLEEDNVGVVLLGPSDEIKEGDTIKRTNRIASIKVGEGLLGRVVNTLGQPIDGKGPIQGDLYEMPIERKAPGVIYRQPVTEPLQTGIKAIDAMIPVGRGQRELVIGDRQTGKTAVCIDTILNQKEFYDAGEPVFCIYVAVGQKNSTVANIVRTLEERGAMAYTVVVAASAADPAPLQFYAPMAGAAIGEFFRDTGRPALIVYDDLSKQAVAYREVSLLLRRPPGREAYPGDVFYLHSRLLERAAKINSSDDIARNMNDLPESIKHLVKGGGSLTALPIIETQAGDVSAYIPTNVISITDGQIFLESNLFNAGIRPAINVGISVSRVGGNAQIKPMKKVSGTLKLDQAQYRELEAFAKFGSDLDAATKSVLDKGVRNVEILKQGQYSPVSVEKQVAIIYIGTKGLLRNVPVNKVREFEEEFLTQLEQRHPEVLSAFKANKFSDELTAVLETVAKDLASKY from the coding sequence ATGATAGAGGTAAGACCAGATGAAGTTTCGGCAATTCTAAGAGAGCAATTGTCGGGCTTTAAATCAGAAGCCGAACTAGAGGAAGTGGGTACCGTACTTGCTGTGGGTGACGGTATTGCTCGTATTTACGGCTTAACTAAAGTTCAGTCCGGTGAGTTGGTTGAATTTGATAACGGATTACAAGGTATTGTATTAAACTTGGAAGAAGACAATGTTGGTGTTGTACTTTTAGGTCCTTCTGATGAGATCAAAGAAGGAGATACTATTAAACGTACCAACCGTATTGCATCCATCAAAGTTGGTGAAGGCTTATTGGGCCGTGTTGTAAATACTCTAGGTCAACCAATCGATGGTAAAGGACCTATTCAAGGCGATTTGTATGAAATGCCTATCGAGCGTAAAGCTCCAGGTGTTATCTACCGTCAACCGGTAACTGAGCCATTACAAACAGGTATCAAAGCGATCGATGCGATGATCCCAGTTGGTCGTGGTCAACGTGAGTTGGTTATTGGTGACCGTCAAACAGGTAAAACAGCTGTTTGTATCGATACAATCTTGAACCAAAAAGAATTCTATGATGCAGGAGAACCTGTATTTTGTATCTACGTTGCCGTAGGTCAAAAGAATTCTACCGTTGCGAATATTGTGCGGACATTGGAGGAAAGAGGTGCTATGGCTTATACAGTAGTTGTTGCTGCATCTGCTGCTGATCCTGCTCCACTTCAATTCTATGCGCCAATGGCAGGTGCTGCTATCGGGGAGTTTTTCCGTGATACAGGTCGCCCGGCATTGATCGTTTATGATGATTTGTCTAAGCAAGCGGTAGCTTACCGTGAGGTTTCTTTGTTATTGCGTCGTCCACCGGGCCGCGAAGCGTACCCAGGTGACGTATTTTATCTACACAGCCGTTTGTTGGAGCGTGCAGCGAAAATCAACTCGTCAGATGATATCGCACGCAACATGAACGATTTACCAGAATCAATCAAACATTTGGTAAAAGGTGGTGGTTCATTGACTGCGCTTCCGATCATCGAAACACAAGCGGGTGACGTTTCTGCTTATATCCCAACCAACGTAATTTCAATTACAGATGGTCAGATCTTCTTGGAGTCTAACTTATTTAACGCAGGTATCCGTCCAGCGATCAACGTAGGTATCTCTGTGTCTCGTGTAGGTGGTAACGCACAGATCAAACCGATGAAGAAAGTATCGGGTACTTTAAAATTAGATCAAGCGCAGTACCGTGAGTTGGAAGCGTTTGCTAAATTTGGTTCTGATCTAGATGCTGCTACTAAATCTGTCTTGGATAAAGGTGTTCGTAACGTTGAGATCTTGAAACAAGGTCAATATTCGCCGGTTTCTGTTGAGAAGCAAGTGGCAATTATTTATATCGGAACTAAAGGTTTATTGCGTAATGTTCCTGTGAATAAAGTGCGAGAATTTGAAGAAGAATTCTTGACTCAATTGGAGCAACGTCATCCAGAAGTATTATCAGCTTTTAAAGCGAATAAGTTCTCCGATGAATTAACTGCAGTATTAGAAACAGTAGCTAAGGATTTAGCATCAAAATATTAA
- the atpG gene encoding ATP synthase F1 subunit gamma, with protein sequence MANLKEVRNRITSVSSTQQITKAMKMVSAAKLKRATNAILQLRPYANKLRDILADVSASVEGSNSPFTLDREPNKVLIVVVSSNRGLAGAFNANVIKATNNLIANKYAEQHAKGNLSIIGIGKKGYDFFSKRNFNVVANHSDLFSDLNFGSVSVVTEFIMEQFKEGNFDRVEVVYNQFKNAAVQELTAEQILPLLPAEENKQHTHKAKIEAEVDYIIEPSKEKIIEELIPKAIKIQLYKAVSDSNASEHGARMTAMDKATENAGDLLKSLKLSYNQARQAAITTELTEIVSGAAALSNG encoded by the coding sequence ATGGCAAATTTAAAAGAAGTAAGAAACCGGATTACCTCGGTATCATCAACACAGCAGATCACGAAAGCTATGAAAATGGTTTCGGCTGCTAAATTGAAGCGCGCTACTAACGCTATCTTACAATTGCGACCATATGCGAATAAACTAAGAGATATTTTGGCGGATGTTTCTGCGAGTGTTGAGGGAAGTAACTCTCCTTTTACACTGGATCGCGAGCCAAATAAGGTGTTGATCGTTGTTGTTTCTTCTAACAGAGGTTTGGCTGGAGCATTCAACGCAAATGTTATCAAAGCAACTAATAACTTGATCGCTAACAAATATGCCGAGCAACATGCAAAAGGAAATTTGAGTATCATTGGTATTGGTAAAAAGGGTTATGATTTCTTTTCGAAGCGTAACTTTAATGTGGTAGCTAATCACTCTGATTTGTTTTCTGATTTAAATTTTGGTTCTGTATCCGTGGTAACTGAATTTATCATGGAACAATTCAAAGAAGGTAATTTTGATCGTGTTGAAGTGGTTTATAATCAGTTCAAAAATGCAGCAGTTCAAGAGTTGACTGCAGAGCAGATTTTACCATTATTACCTGCGGAGGAAAACAAACAACATACGCATAAAGCAAAAATAGAGGCTGAGGTGGATTATATCATCGAGCCTTCTAAAGAGAAGATTATCGAGGAGTTGATTCCTAAAGCAATCAAGATTCAATTATACAAAGCTGTGTCAGACTCGAATGCTTCTGAGCATGGAGCACGTATGACAGCGATGGATAAAGCGACAGAAAATGCAGGTGATTTATTAAAATCATTGAAGCTATCTTACAACCAGGCACGTCAAGCAGCAATTACAACAGAATTGACAGAGATCGTATCAGGGGCAGCTGCTTTATCAAACGGATAG
- a CDS encoding 3-oxoacyl-ACP synthase III family protein, with amino-acid sequence MLQSKIAGIGYYVPKNIYTNDDLTRFMDTSDEWIQERTGIKERRYADRIGETTTTMGVEAAKIAIERAQITPQDVDFIIFATLSPDYYFPGCAVLLQREMGMNEVGALDVRNQCSGFIYALSIADQFVKTGMYKNVLVVGSEKHSFALDFSTRGRAVSVIFGDGAGAVVVQPTAEDGKGILSTHLHSDGAEAEKLAMYYPGASSGIWLDEMPKWPEQELGGLLMTKEMLEDGTAFPNMDGQAVFKKAVVKFPEVIHEALAKNNLKTNDIDLLIPHQANLRISQFVQKTLGLREDQVFNNIQKYGNTTAASVPIALCEAWEEGKIKNGDLICLAAFGAGFTWGSALIRW; translated from the coding sequence ATGTTACAGTCAAAAATTGCCGGAATTGGCTATTACGTTCCAAAAAACATCTATACCAATGACGATCTCACACGCTTTATGGATACCAGTGACGAATGGATCCAGGAACGAACAGGAATTAAAGAACGTAGATATGCCGACAGAATCGGCGAGACCACCACAACCATGGGAGTCGAAGCGGCTAAAATTGCTATAGAACGTGCACAAATTACCCCTCAGGATGTAGATTTTATCATCTTTGCAACACTATCACCAGATTATTATTTCCCGGGATGTGCGGTTTTACTACAACGGGAAATGGGGATGAATGAAGTTGGCGCACTGGATGTCAGAAACCAATGTTCGGGTTTTATATATGCCCTCTCTATAGCCGACCAATTTGTAAAAACAGGGATGTACAAAAATGTGTTGGTGGTCGGCTCAGAAAAACACTCTTTTGCCCTCGACTTTTCAACCAGGGGCCGAGCTGTTTCCGTCATTTTCGGCGATGGCGCGGGAGCAGTCGTCGTGCAACCAACAGCGGAAGATGGCAAAGGCATACTGAGTACACATTTACATTCAGACGGAGCAGAAGCTGAAAAGCTAGCCATGTACTACCCTGGCGCATCCAGCGGAATATGGCTGGATGAAATGCCCAAATGGCCTGAGCAGGAATTAGGCGGATTATTGATGACCAAAGAGATGCTCGAAGATGGAACTGCGTTTCCCAATATGGATGGACAGGCTGTTTTTAAGAAAGCTGTTGTCAAATTTCCGGAGGTCATCCATGAAGCGCTAGCAAAAAATAATTTAAAAACCAATGATATCGATTTATTGATTCCGCATCAGGCCAATCTTCGCATTTCGCAATTTGTACAGAAAACACTTGGATTAAGGGAAGATCAGGTATTCAACAATATTCAGAAATATGGCAATACCACTGCAGCCTCTGTACCGATAGCACTATGCGAGGCTTGGGAAGAAGGAAAAATTAAAAACGGTGATCTTATCTGTCTGGCCGCCTTTGGCGCAGGATTTACATGGGGTTCAGCCTTAATTCGATGGTAG